In a single window of the Pelagibacterium sp. 26DY04 genome:
- a CDS encoding Gfo/Idh/MocA family oxidoreductase, producing the protein MVRKIAIVGLGKIARDQHVPSVEKNPDFELAATVSRNARLDGIDSYETLGEMLAARPDIDCVALCTPPQVRRQYAVEAIEAGRHVLLEKPPGATVAEVQSLGALAGRHAVTLFATWHSRYAQGVEPARKWLADKTIEAAEIVWREDVRRWHPGQDWIWSPGGMGVFDPGINALSILTHILPAPVHVTAASLDIPSNRQTPIAARIDFLAATGHPVTADFDWRQEGPQTWDITVRTTSGTLHLSAGGATLTIDGNEHLAAPDTEYDGIYTHFALLLAAGESAVDLSPLQLVADAFMLGNIRQVEEFHD; encoded by the coding sequence ATGGTCAGAAAGATCGCTATCGTCGGCCTGGGCAAGATCGCCCGCGACCAGCATGTGCCCTCGGTCGAAAAGAACCCCGATTTCGAGCTTGCCGCCACCGTCAGCCGCAATGCGCGCCTCGACGGTATCGACAGCTATGAAACGCTGGGAGAAATGCTCGCTGCGCGCCCCGATATCGATTGCGTGGCGCTCTGCACCCCGCCTCAGGTGCGCCGGCAATATGCGGTGGAGGCTATCGAGGCTGGCCGCCACGTGCTGCTGGAAAAGCCCCCCGGCGCTACCGTCGCGGAAGTGCAGTCGCTAGGGGCGCTGGCCGGCCGTCACGCCGTTACCCTCTTTGCCACTTGGCACTCGCGCTACGCCCAGGGCGTAGAGCCAGCCCGCAAATGGCTGGCCGACAAGACGATCGAGGCCGCCGAAATCGTCTGGCGCGAGGACGTCCGCCGCTGGCATCCGGGCCAGGACTGGATATGGTCTCCCGGCGGCATGGGCGTTTTCGACCCCGGCATCAACGCGCTGTCCATCCTCACCCACATCCTTCCCGCGCCCGTGCACGTCACCGCCGCGTCCCTCGATATCCCCTCTAACCGCCAAACCCCCATTGCCGCCCGTATCGATTTCCTGGCCGCCACCGGCCATCCTGTTACAGCCGATTTCGACTGGCGCCAAGAGGGCCCGCAAACCTGGGACATCACGGTCCGCACAACCTCCGGCACCCTCCATCTTTCGGCCGGCGGCGCTACCCTCACCATCGACGGCAATGAACACCTTGCCGCCCCCGATACTGAATATGACGGCATCTACACCCATTTCGCCCTCCTGCTCGCTGCCGGCGAAAGCGCGGTGGACCTCTCCCCCCTGCAACTGGTCGCCGACGCCTTCATGCTCGGCAATATCCGGCAGGTGGAGGAGTTTCACGACTAG
- a CDS encoding TIGR03557 family F420-dependent LLM class oxidoreductase: MSVFKSGPEGLIGYAVMLEQFHPRDCVELTAYAEQKGFNGAMAADHFQPWVPQQGQSAFVWNVLTAIGERTKGDMGPGVTTPTFRWHPAMVAQASATLAAMYPNRHWLGVGAGEALNESFLAQYWPDAGERSARMFEAIELIKKLFENSARGKDTKHKGEYYKMEATRLWTMPEIPPEILVATAGPINARKTGRLADGIITVGAPLEKIEMLFEKFSEGAREAGKNPDTMPKILQLHLSWAPTYEEALANAMTEWPNGGMKFPKADIRSPFDFEQMAKLVRPEDFKGRMVISADPDEHLEHIEKFAAFGFDRIYLHNVGRNQQEWIDVFSEKVLPRLRKAK; the protein is encoded by the coding sequence ATGTCGGTCTTCAAATCCGGACCCGAGGGCTTGATCGGCTATGCGGTAATGCTCGAGCAGTTCCATCCGCGAGACTGCGTCGAACTCACCGCCTACGCCGAACAAAAAGGCTTCAACGGCGCCATGGCCGCCGACCATTTCCAGCCCTGGGTGCCGCAGCAGGGCCAATCCGCCTTCGTCTGGAACGTTCTGACCGCCATCGGTGAGCGCACCAAGGGCGATATGGGCCCCGGCGTCACCACACCGACCTTCCGCTGGCACCCGGCCATGGTTGCCCAGGCCTCGGCCACCCTCGCCGCCATGTACCCCAATCGCCATTGGCTGGGCGTTGGGGCAGGGGAGGCGCTCAACGAAAGCTTCCTCGCCCAATACTGGCCTGACGCCGGCGAGCGCTCGGCCCGCATGTTCGAGGCCATCGAACTCATCAAGAAGCTTTTCGAGAATTCGGCCAGGGGCAAGGACACCAAGCACAAGGGCGAATACTACAAGATGGAGGCCACCCGCCTCTGGACCATGCCCGAAATCCCGCCGGAAATCCTGGTCGCCACCGCCGGCCCGATCAACGCCAGAAAAACCGGCAGGCTGGCCGACGGAATCATCACGGTCGGTGCCCCCCTCGAAAAGATCGAGATGCTGTTCGAAAAATTCTCCGAAGGCGCTCGCGAAGCGGGCAAGAACCCCGACACCATGCCCAAGATCCTCCAGCTTCATTTAAGCTGGGCGCCCACCTATGAAGAGGCGCTGGCCAACGCCATGACCGAATGGCCCAATGGCGGCATGAAATTCCCCAAGGCCGATATCCGCTCGCCCTTCGATTTCGAGCAGATGGCCAAGCTCGTCCGCCCTGAGGATTTCAAGGGTCGCATGGTGATTTCCGCTGATCCGGACGAACATCTCGAGCATATCGAAAAATTCGCCGCCTTCGGTTTCGATCGGATCTACCTGCACAATGTCGGCCGCAATCAACAGGAGTGGATCGATGTCTTCTCCGAAAAAGTCCTGCCCCGCCTGAGGAAAGCCAAATGA
- the cofE gene encoding coenzyme F420-0:L-glutamate ligase, with translation MTPRLTLWGIEGIPEVAPGDDLVALITTAIDAMAKIDPEAALADGDILIVTSKIVSKAEGMQVPLEARELAIEEDTVRIVAERAHPGGITKIVETRQGLVMAAAGLDTSNVPAGQALRLPRDPDASAKTLCAGLRERTGKRLGVIVTDTLGRPWRVGQTDAAIGAAGVHLVDDLRGGVDANGRPLSATVTVLADELAAAADLVKGKASRIPVAVARGLSRLVIGLDSPGAKTLARPAQDDMFRLGSSEAYRQGYEAAMREMTKEPAK, from the coding sequence ATGACACCGCGGCTGACACTCTGGGGCATCGAAGGCATCCCCGAAGTTGCGCCGGGCGACGATCTCGTCGCGCTCATCACGACGGCGATCGATGCCATGGCAAAAATCGATCCCGAGGCGGCGTTGGCCGACGGCGATATTCTCATCGTCACCTCCAAGATTGTCTCCAAGGCCGAAGGCATGCAGGTCCCGCTCGAAGCACGCGAACTGGCGATTGAAGAGGATACCGTCCGCATCGTAGCCGAACGCGCCCATCCGGGCGGGATCACCAAGATCGTCGAAACCCGCCAGGGCCTCGTCATGGCCGCCGCCGGCCTCGATACCTCCAACGTTCCCGCTGGCCAGGCCCTGCGCCTGCCGCGCGATCCCGACGCCTCGGCCAAAACTCTCTGCGCAGGACTGCGCGAAAGAACCGGCAAGCGCCTCGGCGTCATCGTCACCGATACGCTCGGCCGCCCCTGGCGCGTCGGCCAAACCGACGCGGCCATCGGCGCCGCCGGTGTCCATCTCGTCGACGATCTACGCGGTGGCGTCGATGCCAATGGCCGCCCCCTGAGCGCCACCGTCACCGTTCTCGCCGACGAACTCGCCGCCGCGGCCGATCTGGTCAAGGGCAAGGCATCCCGCATCCCGGTCGCGGTCGCCCGCGGCCTCTCCCGCCTGGTTATCGGTCTCGATAGCCCCGGCGCCAAAACCCTCGCCCGTCCTGCCCAGGACGACATGTTCCGCCTCGGCTCGTCCGAGGCTTATCGGCAGGGTTATGAGGCCGCGATGCGGGAGATGACCAAGGAGCCTGCGAAATGA
- a CDS encoding putative F420-0 ABC transporter substrate-binding protein, whose amino-acid sequence MKSERSDEGCSELAISTITRQKLPFSPGGRRCPEGADEGGAAFAKCATLTIAITALFATPALATDYPLTIENCGTTVTFTAPPERVVTIKSTATEMLLALGLGDRIVGVGFQDGPVPEQWAPATFLPVLADRVPSQEVVLEAEPDFVYGGWESSFAADAAGERDSLHALGIATYVAPTACRSTGTPEKLSFEDVFDQILEMGMIFDVEDRAAELVDQQRALLAEIKPASNLTGVWYSSATSTPYVGAGLGGPQMTMDALGITNIFSEVQDTWTSASWEAIVDQNPDVMILVDAEWNSVDQKIRLLNDNPATANMSAVQNARYLTIPFPAAEPGVRSVPATVELANQLTGLDF is encoded by the coding sequence TTGAAAAGCGAAAGGTCGGATGAGGGGTGTTCTGAGCTGGCCATTTCCACCATCACCCGCCAAAAGCTACCCTTCTCCCCTGGTGGGAGAAGGTGCCCCGAAGGGGCGGATGAGGGGGGTGCAGCGTTTGCCAAATGCGCAACGCTCACGATTGCCATAACCGCTCTTTTTGCCACCCCAGCCCTCGCCACCGACTACCCCCTCACCATCGAAAACTGCGGCACCACCGTCACCTTCACCGCGCCCCCAGAGCGCGTCGTCACCATCAAATCCACCGCCACCGAAATGCTCCTCGCCCTCGGCCTGGGCGACAGGATCGTCGGCGTGGGCTTCCAGGACGGGCCCGTGCCCGAACAATGGGCGCCCGCAACCTTTCTTCCCGTCCTCGCCGACCGCGTCCCCAGCCAGGAGGTGGTGCTCGAAGCAGAACCCGATTTCGTCTATGGGGGCTGGGAAAGCAGCTTTGCCGCCGATGCCGCCGGCGAGCGCGACAGCTTGCACGCCCTTGGCATCGCCACCTATGTCGCCCCCACCGCCTGCCGCTCGACCGGCACGCCCGAAAAGCTCTCCTTTGAGGATGTCTTCGACCAAATCCTCGAAATGGGCATGATCTTCGACGTTGAGGACCGTGCCGCCGAACTGGTCGATCAGCAGCGCGCCCTCCTGGCCGAGATCAAACCGGCGTCCAATCTCACCGGCGTCTGGTATTCCTCGGCTACCTCCACGCCCTATGTCGGCGCTGGCCTCGGCGGCCCGCAGATGACCATGGACGCTCTAGGCATCACCAACATCTTCTCCGAAGTCCAGGACACCTGGACCTCGGCAAGCTGGGAAGCCATCGTCGATCAGAACCCCGACGTGATGATCCTCGTCGATGCCGAATGGAATTCGGTGGATCAGAAAATCCGCCTGCTCAACGACAACCCCGCCACCGCCAACATGAGCGCGGTGCAGAACGCGCGCTATCTCACCATCCCGTTCCCCGCCGCCGAACCCGGCGTCCGTTCCGTTCCGGCGACTGTGGAACTGGCCAACCAACTGACTGGGCTGGATTTCTAG
- a CDS encoding putative F420-0 ABC transporter permease subunit: MVAAPLGLSALTPAALRRLRFHAWLAGLTILLVLSITLAVTVGPADISTGDVWAVIAHRLGLVPDSPVSVLREGIVWELRLPRVLSAALVGAGLAICGAVMQALTRNPLADPYLLGISSGASVGAVAMLLFGATLLLPAGAFLGALAAMGLTLGLARALGAITASRAILAGLAVSALASALTSFLIFSTATGDSYREILSWLMGSLAGMRWSDTGLAAMVFAAVGLPLLASGRILDGFVFGDTAARVLGIDVERTRWLMLGATALLTGVLVAISGSIGFVGLILPHAVRLVAGGRHRHLLPLAALAGAVFMVWTDTAARTLFDPRELPVGIVTAMIGAPAFFLILLRNRRAT; this comes from the coding sequence ATGGTCGCCGCCCCGCTCGGCCTCTCCGCCCTCACTCCCGCCGCCCTGCGAAGGCTGCGCTTCCACGCTTGGCTCGCCGGCCTCACCATTCTCCTGGTCCTCTCGATCACTCTCGCGGTCACGGTCGGCCCCGCCGATATCAGCACCGGCGATGTCTGGGCCGTCATCGCCCACCGCCTCGGCCTCGTTCCCGACAGTCCCGTCTCGGTCCTGCGTGAGGGCATTGTCTGGGAGCTTCGCCTGCCACGCGTCCTTTCGGCCGCCTTGGTAGGCGCCGGCCTTGCCATTTGCGGCGCCGTGATGCAGGCGCTGACCCGCAATCCCTTGGCCGATCCATACCTGCTCGGCATCTCCTCGGGGGCCTCGGTCGGCGCCGTCGCCATGCTGCTCTTCGGGGCCACGCTGCTTCTCCCCGCCGGCGCCTTTCTCGGTGCCCTTGCCGCCATGGGCCTCACCCTCGGCCTTGCCCGTGCGCTCGGCGCCATCACCGCGTCGCGGGCGATCCTTGCCGGCCTTGCGGTTTCGGCCCTCGCCTCGGCGCTGACCTCTTTCCTCATCTTTTCCACCGCCACCGGAGATTCCTACCGCGAGATTCTCTCCTGGCTCATGGGGTCGCTCGCGGGCATGCGCTGGTCCGATACCGGCCTTGCCGCTATGGTTTTCGCGGCGGTGGGCCTGCCGCTGCTGGCCTCCGGCCGTATCCTCGACGGCTTCGTTTTCGGGGACACCGCCGCCCGTGTGCTTGGCATCGATGTTGAACGCACCCGCTGGTTGATGCTTGGCGCTACCGCGCTTCTCACCGGCGTTCTCGTCGCCATTTCCGGCTCCATCGGCTTTGTCGGCCTCATCCTTCCCCATGCGGTGCGGCTGGTCGCCGGTGGACGTCACCGCCATCTGCTGCCGCTCGCCGCGCTCGCCGGCGCGGTCTTCATGGTCTGGACCGACACTGCCGCCCGCACCCTGTTCGACCCGCGCGAACTTCCGGTCGGTATCGTCACCGCCATGATCGGCGCGCCCGCCTTTTTCCTCATCCTCCTGCGCAACAGGCGGGCGACATGA
- a CDS encoding ABC transporter ATP-binding protein: MSLAVESASLAIDGKQILDGVSFTLQPGRLNALIGPNGAGKSTLLRVILGFEPAAKAHVTFEGHDLHALPRKIRAQRAALVEQAVTTDQPIDVHDAVMLGRLPHQGLWSADTETDDEAVVADALARVGMTDFATRRFSTLSGGEQQRVQIARALAQKPRLLLLDEPTNHLDLSAQVAVMEILRALAEEGLTILVTMHDLNLTAAWFDHVIALDKGRVVREGAPDAVIDAAFLARVYGVTATIVPNPASGRPMIAYGP; encoded by the coding sequence ATGAGCCTTGCGGTCGAAAGCGCCAGCCTCGCGATAGACGGCAAACAGATCCTCGATGGGGTCAGCTTCACCCTCCAGCCGGGCCGCCTCAACGCCCTGATCGGCCCCAATGGCGCGGGCAAGTCCACGCTTTTGCGCGTCATTCTCGGTTTCGAACCTGCTGCCAAGGCTCATGTCACCTTCGAAGGCCACGACCTCCACGCCCTGCCGCGCAAAATTCGCGCCCAGCGCGCCGCTCTCGTCGAACAGGCGGTCACCACCGATCAACCCATCGATGTTCATGATGCCGTCATGCTCGGCCGTCTGCCGCATCAGGGCCTGTGGTCCGCCGATACCGAGACGGACGATGAAGCCGTCGTTGCCGATGCTCTTGCGCGTGTGGGGATGACGGATTTCGCCACCCGCCGCTTTTCCACGCTTTCGGGCGGTGAGCAGCAGCGCGTCCAGATCGCCCGCGCCCTGGCGCAAAAGCCGCGCCTCCTGCTTCTCGACGAGCCCACCAACCATCTCGATCTCTCCGCTCAGGTCGCGGTTATGGAAATCCTGCGCGCCCTTGCCGAAGAGGGGCTCACGATCCTCGTCACCATGCATGATCTCAATCTGACCGCGGCCTGGTTCGATCACGTGATCGCCCTCGACAAGGGCAGGGTGGTGCGGGAGGGCGCGCCCGATGCCGTCATCGATGCAGCCTTCCTCGCGCGCGTCTATGGCGTCACCGCCACCATCGTTCCCAATCCCGCCTCTGGCCGCCCCATGATTGCTTACGGCCCCTGA
- a CDS encoding TIGR03842 family LLM class F420-dependent oxidoreductase produces MEFGITFKGFVEHDRARYLIQAAEYAGFSYCWFYDSHILWRDPYPAMAMGMEWTQSMRFGPLVTNPDVRDWSVAASLFGSLAKQSGGRFDLAVGRGDSSRRVMGHKPATLKRVAEFIEKTKAMVRGDEVTYGEVPNPVQFPWAVGHEIPSWIAAYGPLALKTAGESADGVVLQIAEPGLCRWFTDQCLEAGRAAGRDMSAYRSMAAAPAYFGDRQRAIAATRWFPAMVGNHVADIVEKYGADTDKVPASLTSYIEARRGYDYSKHGQSDNPYLDFITDDIVESFCVLGEPEDHIAKIRDLEAAGVTQFNIYLDSGDEEEIIARYGREVIPAFR; encoded by the coding sequence ATGGAATTCGGGATCACCTTCAAAGGCTTCGTTGAGCACGATCGGGCGCGCTATCTGATCCAGGCCGCCGAATATGCCGGCTTTTCCTATTGCTGGTTCTACGATTCCCACATTCTCTGGCGTGATCCCTATCCGGCCATGGCCATGGGCATGGAGTGGACCCAATCCATGCGCTTTGGTCCGCTCGTCACCAATCCCGATGTGCGCGATTGGTCGGTGGCCGCCTCGCTGTTCGGCTCGCTTGCCAAGCAGAGTGGGGGCCGCTTCGATCTTGCCGTGGGGCGCGGCGATTCCTCACGCCGCGTCATGGGCCACAAGCCCGCTACGCTCAAACGCGTCGCCGAATTCATCGAAAAGACCAAGGCCATGGTGCGCGGCGATGAGGTGACTTATGGCGAAGTTCCCAACCCCGTCCAGTTTCCCTGGGCCGTTGGCCACGAAATCCCGAGCTGGATCGCCGCCTATGGCCCGCTGGCGCTGAAGACCGCCGGCGAAAGCGCCGATGGCGTCGTCCTCCAGATCGCCGAGCCGGGCCTGTGCAGATGGTTCACCGACCAGTGCCTTGAAGCGGGCCGCGCCGCCGGCCGCGACATGAGCGCCTATCGCTCCATGGCCGCCGCCCCCGCCTATTTCGGCGACAGACAACGCGCCATCGCCGCCACCCGCTGGTTCCCGGCCATGGTCGGCAATCACGTTGCCGATATCGTTGAAAAATACGGCGCCGATACCGACAAGGTCCCTGCCAGCCTCACCTCTTATATCGAAGCCCGTCGCGGCTATGATTATTCAAAGCACGGACAGTCCGATAACCCCTATCTCGATTTCATCACCGACGACATCGTCGAAAGCTTCTGCGTTTTGGGCGAGCCCGAGGACCACATCGCCAAGATTCGCGACCTGGAAGCGGCCGGCGTCACCCAATTCAACATCTACCTCGACAGTGGCGACGAAGAAGAAATCATCGCGCGTTATGGTCGAGAGGTGATCCCGGCGTTTCGGTGA
- the argE gene encoding acetylornithine deacetylase, with translation MAHRLLGETLEILADLIGFQSVSSESNLEMIAYINHRLDQIGTRTYLTLNPEGNKANLFASLGPADMDGGIVLSGHTDVVPVEGQEWSSDPFTATLRNRRIYGRGACDMKGFIACALAFAPYFQEIGLKRPIHLAFTYDEEVGCLGAQVMLKELQAVGRKPAMCIIGEPTMMKIIEGNKGCCEYTTHFTGLEGHGSMPERGVNAVEYAVHYVSKLLEVGEALKTRAPEGSRFDPPWSTIQIGKMAGGIARNIIAGSCSVEWEFRPVNGADFTFTHDEIRGFVENVLLPRMQAVHPDAAVITETIGEVAGLEPMSRSEAVELVRALTGNDEPAECVSFSTEAGLFQELGIDTVVCGPGSIEQAHKPDEFVELDQLSACLTMIEGLEKQG, from the coding sequence TTGGCCCATAGACTGCTTGGCGAAACACTCGAAATCCTGGCGGACCTGATCGGCTTTCAGTCGGTTTCGTCCGAGAGCAATCTGGAGATGATCGCCTATATCAATCACCGGCTCGACCAGATCGGGACGCGGACCTATCTGACGCTCAATCCCGAAGGCAACAAGGCTAACCTTTTTGCCTCCCTGGGGCCGGCGGATATGGATGGGGGGATCGTGCTCTCGGGGCACACCGACGTGGTGCCGGTCGAGGGACAGGAATGGAGTTCGGACCCGTTTACCGCGACGCTTCGGAACCGGCGCATTTATGGACGTGGGGCGTGCGACATGAAGGGGTTCATCGCCTGCGCGCTGGCCTTTGCGCCCTATTTCCAGGAGATTGGCCTGAAACGGCCGATCCACCTGGCGTTCACCTATGACGAGGAGGTGGGCTGTCTGGGCGCCCAGGTAATGCTCAAGGAATTGCAGGCGGTGGGACGCAAGCCGGCCATGTGCATCATTGGCGAGCCGACGATGATGAAGATCATCGAGGGCAACAAGGGGTGCTGTGAATATACGACCCATTTCACGGGGCTCGAGGGTCACGGCTCCATGCCCGAGCGCGGGGTCAACGCGGTGGAATATGCCGTCCACTACGTAAGCAAGCTGCTTGAGGTGGGCGAAGCGCTCAAGACGCGGGCGCCCGAGGGCAGCCGGTTCGATCCGCCCTGGTCGACGATCCAGATCGGGAAAATGGCGGGCGGGATCGCGCGCAACATCATTGCCGGCTCGTGCTCGGTGGAGTGGGAGTTCCGGCCGGTGAACGGGGCCGATTTCACCTTCACCCACGACGAAATCAGAGGATTTGTGGAGAACGTGCTGCTGCCGCGCATGCAGGCGGTGCATCCCGACGCGGCGGTGATCACCGAGACGATCGGGGAGGTTGCGGGGCTCGAGCCGATGAGCCGGTCCGAAGCGGTGGAACTGGTGCGGGCGCTGACCGGCAATGACGAGCCGGCCGAATGCGTATCGTTTTCCACCGAGGCGGGACTGTTTCAGGAGCTGGGGATCGACACTGTGGTGTGTGGGCCCGGATCGATCGAGCAGGCGCATAAGCCCGATGAGTTCGTGGAGCTCGATCAGCTCAGCGCGTGCCTGACGATGATCGAGGGGCTGGAGAAGCAGGGGTAG
- a CDS encoding M24 family metallopeptidase, whose amino-acid sequence MPNTRLPFTLPEYYERLEAVRRAMQTQGIDVLIVTNPSNMHWLTGYDGWSFYVHQAVIVSLTDEPVWWGRPMDAVGAEKTTWLSTDSIYAYPDDFVQNPEKHAYVHLCGVLRDKGWDGRRIGVEMDNYYFTAACLETLRAEIPGVSVVDATSVVTWQRSVKSEAEIEFMRRAARIVEAMHSRIREVTRPGLRKNELVAEIYHASLLGADGYGGDYSAIVPLTPSGRDAAAAHLTWDDRELVSGEGTFFEIAGCYKRYHCPISRTVFLGEPPKDMLKAQEAVLEGMEAGMAVAKPGYTCGEIAEAFFGVLRKYGVEKTSRTGYSVGLSYPPDWGEHTMSIRPGDRSVLRPNMVFHFMPAIWTPEWGLEITETMRITDIGGPECLANVPRELCVKQ is encoded by the coding sequence ATGCCGAACACCCGCCTGCCCTTTACCCTGCCCGAATATTACGAACGCCTGGAGGCGGTGCGCCGCGCCATGCAGACGCAGGGCATCGACGTATTGATCGTCACCAACCCCTCCAACATGCACTGGCTCACCGGCTATGACGGGTGGAGCTTTTACGTGCATCAGGCGGTGATCGTGTCGCTGACCGACGAACCGGTCTGGTGGGGGCGGCCCATGGATGCGGTGGGAGCGGAAAAGACCACCTGGCTTTCCACCGACTCCATCTACGCCTATCCCGACGATTTCGTGCAGAACCCGGAAAAGCACGCTTATGTGCATCTGTGCGGGGTGTTGCGCGACAAGGGCTGGGACGGGCGCCGCATCGGGGTGGAAATGGACAATTACTATTTCACCGCGGCATGCCTTGAAACGCTGAGGGCGGAAATCCCAGGCGTGAGCGTGGTCGATGCAACTTCGGTCGTGACCTGGCAGCGTTCGGTGAAATCGGAGGCGGAAATCGAATTCATGCGCCGGGCGGCGCGAATCGTCGAAGCCATGCATAGCCGCATCCGCGAGGTGACCCGTCCGGGATTGCGCAAGAACGAGCTGGTGGCCGAGATCTACCACGCTTCGCTTTTGGGCGCTGACGGGTATGGCGGGGATTATTCAGCCATCGTGCCGCTGACACCCTCGGGGCGCGACGCGGCGGCGGCGCATCTGACCTGGGATGATCGGGAGCTGGTCTCGGGCGAAGGCACGTTCTTCGAAATTGCCGGGTGCTACAAGCGCTATCACTGCCCGATTTCGCGCACCGTGTTCCTGGGCGAGCCACCCAAGGACATGCTCAAGGCGCAGGAAGCGGTGCTCGAGGGCATGGAAGCGGGCATGGCGGTGGCCAAGCCGGGCTATACCTGCGGAGAGATCGCCGAGGCGTTTTTCGGGGTGCTGCGGAAGTACGGCGTAGAGAAGACCTCGCGCACCGGATATTCGGTGGGGCTCTCCTATCCGCCCGATTGGGGCGAGCACACGATGAGCATCCGCCCAGGAGACCGGTCGGTTTTGCGGCCCAACATGGTGTTCCACTTCATGCCGGCCATCTGGACGCCCGAATGGGGGCTGGAGATCACCGAAACCATGCGGATCACCGATATCGGCGGGCCGGAATGCCTGGCCAATGTGCCGCGGGAATTGTGTGTGAAACAGTAG
- the eutC gene encoding ectoine utilization protein EutC, translating into MAEIQILTEAELRELVRLDLAAIDCVEQAFRALAGGKVVMPPILRLDITDANGEVDVKTAYLPGVESFAIKVSPGFFDNPKIGLPSTNGLMVVLSARTGLVEALLLDNGYLTDVRTAAAGAVAARHLAREDAQSVAIIGAGMQARMQLEALTLVRDINSARIWARDAEKAQAFARRASSELGIDVTAAETAEAAVRGADIVVTTTPATEPLILAEWMTPGQHLTAMGSDAEHKNEIDPALVPRVELYVADSLAQTRRLGELHHAIDAGFVAPDQRFAELGQIIAGSMAGRQTATDITYADLTGTGVQDTAIAALARTRARTSDAGTKFST; encoded by the coding sequence ATGGCGGAGATTCAGATCCTCACCGAAGCGGAATTGCGCGAGCTCGTGCGGCTGGATCTGGCGGCCATAGATTGCGTCGAGCAGGCGTTCCGGGCGCTGGCCGGGGGCAAGGTGGTGATGCCGCCGATATTGCGGCTCGACATCACCGATGCCAATGGCGAGGTGGACGTCAAGACGGCTTACCTGCCGGGCGTGGAGAGCTTTGCCATCAAGGTGAGCCCCGGGTTTTTCGATAATCCCAAGATCGGATTGCCCTCGACCAATGGGTTGATGGTGGTGCTCTCCGCCAGGACCGGGTTGGTCGAGGCGCTGCTGCTCGACAATGGATACCTCACCGACGTGCGCACGGCGGCAGCCGGCGCGGTAGCGGCAAGGCACCTGGCGCGCGAGGATGCGCAATCGGTTGCGATCATCGGGGCCGGGATGCAGGCGCGAATGCAGCTCGAAGCGCTGACACTGGTGCGCGACATCAATTCGGCGCGCATCTGGGCGCGGGATGCCGAAAAGGCGCAGGCTTTTGCGCGGCGGGCTTCTTCCGAGCTTGGGATTGACGTAACGGCGGCCGAAACTGCCGAGGCGGCGGTGCGTGGCGCCGATATCGTAGTGACGACGACGCCGGCCACGGAACCGCTGATACTGGCCGAGTGGATGACGCCCGGGCAGCACCTGACCGCCATGGGATCGGACGCCGAGCACAAGAACGAGATCGACCCGGCACTGGTGCCGCGCGTTGAGCTTTACGTGGCCGACAGCCTTGCCCAGACGCGGCGCCTGGGGGAGTTGCATCATGCGATCGATGCGGGGTTCGTGGCGCCCGACCAGAGATTTGCCGAGTTGGGGCAAATCATTGCCGGCAGCATGGCGGGGCGCCAGACGGCGACCGATATCACCTATGCCGATCTGACCGGCACGGGCGTGCAGGACACGGCGATCGCCGCCCTGGCCCGAACCCGCGCGCGGACGAGCGACGCGGGCACCAAATTCTCGACCTGA